In the Bacillus tuaregi genome, one interval contains:
- a CDS encoding PTS sugar transporter subunit IIA, with protein MFKSLFKKKVEPEQVMAPLTGKTVTLEDVPDPVFSQKMMGDGMAIIPADKQVYAPVDGEIVNVFATKHAITMRTKAGAEILIHMGLETVELKGEGFNILVQDGTKVTKGQPIAEFDIEKVSSLGKEIITPIILLNGEEFKLENKLTSATTTGGKDIIMEISKA; from the coding sequence ATGTTTAAATCATTGTTTAAGAAAAAAGTAGAGCCGGAGCAGGTGATGGCTCCTTTAACTGGAAAAACAGTTACGCTTGAAGACGTGCCCGATCCGGTCTTTTCACAAAAAATGATGGGAGACGGAATGGCCATTATTCCTGCAGATAAGCAGGTGTATGCACCGGTTGATGGAGAGATTGTCAATGTATTTGCGACCAAGCATGCCATCACAATGCGTACGAAGGCTGGGGCAGAAATTCTGATTCATATGGGATTAGAGACAGTTGAATTAAAGGGTGAAGGATTTAATATCTTAGTTCAGGATGGTACGAAGGTGACAAAGGGTCAGCCGATTGCCGAATTTGATATTGAAAAAGTTTCAAGCCTTGGCAAAGAAATCATTACGCCAATCATCCTTTTAAACGGAGAAGAATTTAAGTTAGAAAATAAACTTACAAGTGCAACCACAACGGGTGGAAAAGATATTATAATGGAAATATCCAAAGCATAG
- a CDS encoding LacI family DNA-binding transcriptional regulator gives MVITIKDVAKAANVTPSTVSRVIADNPRISTKTKKKVRQVMEELGYQPNYKARNLASRTTQTIGLVMPNSTDKVFQNPFFPEVIRGISKMAHMKEYAILFSTGEMEDEIYDGVVRMVQSGRVDGVILLYSRMNDKVMAFLEEKEFPYTVIGKPPYAAEKISHVDNDNFSAAKEVTEYLLQLGHRKIAFVGGNTSLMVTQERQRGYETALQEAGMVICDQYLVHEDFLIEGGKQAISELLALKEKPTALVVVDDLMAFGIINTLEKMGLRVPDDMSIVSFNNLLFSELSQPPLTTVDIKIFDLGYHAAKSLIEMITHPDEPAKRIIVPYHMTERSSCKNIGNQ, from the coding sequence TTGGTCATTACGATTAAAGATGTGGCAAAGGCTGCCAATGTGACACCCTCAACGGTATCAAGGGTGATTGCGGATAACCCAAGAATCAGCACAAAGACGAAGAAAAAGGTCCGTCAGGTAATGGAGGAGCTGGGCTATCAGCCCAATTACAAGGCGCGTAATTTAGCAAGCCGCACGACACAAACGATTGGACTGGTTATGCCGAACTCAACCGATAAGGTCTTTCAGAATCCCTTTTTCCCTGAAGTGATTCGTGGAATTAGCAAAATGGCTCATATGAAGGAATATGCGATTCTGTTTTCAACGGGTGAAATGGAGGATGAAATTTATGACGGCGTTGTTCGGATGGTGCAAAGCGGCCGTGTGGATGGCGTCATCCTGCTATACTCACGTATGAATGACAAGGTGATGGCCTTTTTAGAGGAAAAGGAATTCCCTTATACAGTCATCGGAAAGCCTCCTTATGCTGCAGAGAAAATCTCGCATGTCGATAACGATAACTTTAGTGCAGCAAAGGAAGTAACAGAATACCTGCTACAGCTGGGGCATCGAAAAATTGCCTTTGTTGGTGGAAATACCTCCTTAATGGTGACACAGGAACGACAGCGAGGCTATGAAACCGCACTGCAGGAGGCCGGGATGGTCATTTGTGACCAGTATCTTGTGCACGAGGACTTCTTAATCGAGGGCGGCAAGCAGGCAATTTCTGAGCTGCTGGCACTGAAGGAAAAGCCAACGGCCCTTGTCGTGGTGGATGATTTGATGGCTTTTGGCATCATTAATACATTGGAGAAAATGGGCCTTCGTGTCCCAGACGATATGTCCATCGTGAGCTTTAATAATCTATTATTTTCCGAGCTTTCACAGCCTCCCTTAACAACGGTGGATATCAAGATTTTCGATTTAGGCTATCACGCAGCAAAAAGCTTAATTGAAATGATTACCCATCCGGATGAGCCTGCGAAAAGAATCATCGTGCCGTACCATATGACAGAGCGGAGCTCATGTAAAAACATAGGAAACCAATAA
- a CDS encoding ROK family glucokinase has product MEEKWLVGVDLGGTTIKMAFISQAGEILHSWEIPTDRREKGKDIPLSIARSIDQKLDELKKSKIQIAGIGIGAPGPVNEDGSLEVAINLGWRNFPLQEILERETSLPVTVENDANVAALGEMWKGAGHGAKNMLCVTLGTGVGGGIIVNGEIVHGANGAGGEIGHVTSVPVGGAPCNCGKNGCLETIASATGIVRLAREELSSSVEESQLRAHEEISAKLVLDAAKEGDSLANRVIEQVAFHLGLALANLANGLNPEKIVIGGGVSKAGDTLLQPVRAIFTPFAFPRVAQAAEIVPATLGNQAGVIGAAWLAKQKLI; this is encoded by the coding sequence ATGGAAGAAAAATGGCTAGTTGGTGTTGATTTAGGCGGGACGACGATTAAAATGGCCTTTATAAGCCAGGCTGGAGAAATCCTGCACAGCTGGGAAATCCCCACAGATAGAAGAGAAAAGGGGAAAGATATTCCTCTATCCATCGCAAGATCAATTGATCAGAAGCTTGATGAATTAAAGAAATCCAAAATCCAGATAGCCGGGATTGGGATTGGCGCACCGGGTCCGGTCAACGAGGATGGCTCGCTTGAGGTGGCAATCAATCTTGGATGGAGGAACTTCCCTTTACAGGAAATACTCGAGCGTGAAACGTCCCTGCCTGTGACGGTAGAAAATGATGCCAATGTTGCGGCCCTCGGTGAAATGTGGAAGGGGGCCGGTCACGGAGCGAAAAACATGCTGTGTGTCACATTAGGTACAGGCGTTGGCGGTGGAATTATTGTCAACGGTGAGATTGTTCATGGGGCGAATGGAGCTGGTGGAGAAATCGGCCATGTTACCTCGGTACCAGTTGGAGGGGCACCTTGTAATTGCGGTAAAAATGGTTGCTTAGAGACCATCGCCTCTGCAACCGGAATTGTCCGTCTGGCGCGTGAGGAGCTTTCTTCCAGTGTGGAAGAAAGTCAATTAAGAGCCCATGAGGAGATATCAGCTAAATTAGTGTTGGATGCGGCAAAGGAAGGAGATTCGCTGGCTAACCGAGTCATCGAGCAGGTTGCTTTTCACTTAGGCTTAGCTCTAGCTAATCTAGCTAATGGACTCAACCCTGAAAAAATTGTAATTGGTGGCGGTGTCTCAAAGGCGGGAGATACCCTGCTACAGCCCGTAAGAGCCATCTTCACACCCTTTGCCTTTCCAAGAGTCGCCCAAGCTGCAGAAATCGTCCCAGCAACCCTAGGCAACCAAGCAGGCGTTATTGGTGCCGCCTGGCTAGCAAAGCAAAAACTGATATAA
- a CDS encoding YvrJ family protein has translation MGELNIWLEAIGNVGFPVLVTFYLLMRFEKKIDILTETIDKLIEITRKIEEKE, from the coding sequence ATGGGTGAACTAAACATATGGTTAGAAGCTATTGGTAATGTAGGATTTCCGGTTTTAGTAACGTTTTATTTATTAATGAGATTCGAAAAAAAAATTGATATTTTGACAGAGACCATTGACAAATTAATTGAAATAACGAGGAAAATTGAAGAAAAAGAGTAG
- a CDS encoding sigma factor-like helix-turn-helix DNA-binding protein, with translation MIYFYSIDFDKKLRKNRERNLLIIDYLPEKGNSDNNIPISIGSLKEQIENSALYLALDELSNKQVKILELFYVYNFTNKEIADYFHDSPQNTSNLHKKALKKLKSALLSRKDTIC, from the coding sequence TTGATTTATTTTTATTCTATTGATTTTGATAAAAAGTTAAGAAAGAACCGAGAACGTAATTTATTAATTATTGATTATTTACCAGAAAAAGGAAATTCCGATAACAACATACCTATTTCTATTGGTTCACTTAAAGAACAAATTGAGAATTCTGCTTTGTATTTGGCTTTAGATGAACTCTCGAATAAACAAGTAAAAATACTTGAATTGTTTTATGTTTATAATTTTACAAATAAAGAAATTGCTGATTATTTTCATGATTCTCCACAAAATACCTCGAATCTTCACAAGAAAGCTTTAAAAAAATTAAAATCAGCCTTACTCTCCAGAAAAGATACTATTTGCTAG
- a CDS encoding ZIP family metal transporter: MLNQAFYLYLSLSLIANLLGGFILFLKKDWSVRKLSGFLSLSSGILLSITIFELIPETIQLSHFSSLFICIGFLFLFLIQKVLSKRRFYQNEKVAVFLSSLLGIFIHSLFEGMIIFSSFLLNQYVGSLILLGSMIHKFLDGFLVYFMTFYFYQDKKKALLSVLFLILATLFGTNIALFFSESILLNESTIYAFALSITSGIFLYIPIVDLIPKTNLDQNHFNRLFLFIGICIIPLLNIWFH; this comes from the coding sequence ATGTTAAACCAAGCATTCTATCTATATCTTTCTTTATCATTGATTGCTAATTTATTAGGTGGGTTCATCCTTTTTTTAAAAAAGGATTGGTCGGTTCGAAAATTGAGTGGCTTTTTATCTTTAAGTTCTGGGATTTTATTATCGATTACAATTTTTGAACTTATTCCTGAAACTATCCAATTAAGCCATTTTAGTTCCCTTTTTATTTGTATTGGGTTCTTATTTCTTTTTCTGATTCAAAAAGTTTTGTCAAAGAGACGTTTTTATCAAAATGAAAAGGTGGCCGTTTTTTTAAGTTCACTTTTAGGAATCTTTATTCATTCTTTATTTGAGGGAATGATTATATTTAGTAGTTTTCTCTTGAATCAATATGTGGGTTCGTTAATTCTTCTAGGGTCCATGATTCATAAATTTCTGGACGGCTTTTTAGTATACTTTATGACATTTTATTTTTATCAGGATAAAAAAAAGGCGTTACTATCCGTTCTTTTCCTTATTTTAGCCACTTTATTTGGAACGAATATTGCCTTGTTTTTCTCAGAATCCATCCTTTTGAATGAAAGTACCATTTATGCTTTTGCTTTATCTATAACCTCTGGAATTTTTTTATACATACCTATTGTGGATTTAATTCCTAAAACCAACTTAGATCAAAACCACTTTAATAGATTATTCTTATTCATAGGAATCTGTATTATTCCCTTGTTGAATATATGGTTTCATTAG
- a CDS encoding recombinase family protein: MRKIGYIRVSSSSQNPSRQFQQLNEIGMDIIYEEKISGATKNREQLQKMLGDLQENDIIYVTDLTRITRSTQDLFELIDSIRGKKASLKSLKDTWLDLSDDNPYSQFLITVMAGVNQLERDLIRMRQREGIELAKKEGKFKGRLKKYHKDHAGMNYAIKLYKEGNMTVNQICEITNVSRASLYRKLSKENK; this comes from the coding sequence TTGCGAAAAATCGGTTATATACGTGTCAGTTCATCTAGCCAAAATCCTTCAAGGCAATTTCAGCAATTGAACGAGATTGGAATGGATATTATTTATGAAGAGAAAATTTCCGGGGCAACAAAGAATCGCGAGCAACTTCAAAAAATGTTAGGGGATTTACAAGAAAATGACATTATTTATGTGACAGACTTAACTCGAATCACTCGTAGTACACAAGATCTATTTGAATTGATCGATAGCATACGAGGTAAAAAGGCAAGTTTAAAATCATTAAAAGATACATGGCTCGATTTATCAGATGATAATCCATATAGCCAATTCTTAATTACGGTAATGGCTGGTGTTAACCAACTTGAACGGGATCTTATACGTATGCGGCAGCGTGAAGGGATTGAATTGGCTAAGAAAGAAGGAAAGTTTAAAGGTAGGTTAAAAAAATATCATAAAGATCATGCAGGAATGAATTATGCAATAAAATTATATAAGGAAGGAAATATGACTGTAAATCAAATTTGCGAAATTACAAATGTCTCTAGAGCTTCATTATATAGAAAGCTATCAAAAGAAAACAAGTAG
- the proC gene encoding pyrroline-5-carboxylate reductase: MGKTIGFVGAGNMGKAMMGGIVKAGIAAPQEIVVYDVYLPSLDAVQTELGVTTASNEKEVMEKADIVILAVKPNMVADVLNTIKGEVSEDKLIVSIAAGVTLERLSANVPEKTKIVRVMPNTPALVGEGMSALSCNSYVTKADQEELLKIFNSFGEAEIVSDYLMDVVTGLSGSGPAFVYMFIEALADGAVAEGMSRANAYKFAAQTVLGSAKVVLETGKHPGELKDMVSSPGGTTIAGVKSLENDRFRAAVMNAVVAATEKSRAL, from the coding sequence ATGGGTAAGACAATTGGATTTGTTGGGGCAGGGAATATGGGAAAGGCGATGATGGGCGGAATTGTAAAGGCAGGGATTGCTGCTCCGCAGGAAATCGTCGTCTATGATGTATACCTTCCTTCATTAGATGCCGTGCAAACCGAGCTCGGAGTAACCACCGCTTCCAATGAAAAAGAGGTTATGGAAAAAGCAGATATCGTGATTCTGGCCGTTAAGCCAAATATGGTTGCTGATGTGCTCAACACGATTAAAGGTGAAGTTTCAGAGGATAAGCTAATCGTCTCCATCGCTGCCGGTGTGACGCTTGAGCGCTTAAGTGCCAACGTCCCTGAAAAAACGAAAATCGTTCGTGTCATGCCAAATACACCGGCATTAGTGGGTGAGGGAATGTCTGCCTTATCCTGCAATTCCTATGTGACAAAGGCCGACCAGGAAGAGCTTCTCAAGATTTTCAACAGCTTTGGCGAGGCTGAAATTGTCAGCGACTATTTAATGGATGTGGTCACGGGCTTAAGTGGATCAGGTCCCGCATTTGTCTATATGTTTATTGAGGCCTTGGCAGACGGTGCAGTCGCAGAAGGAATGTCACGAGCCAACGCCTATAAATTTGCCGCGCAAACCGTCTTGGGCTCTGCGAAAGTCGTACTCGAAACAGGCAAACACCCGGGTGAGCTAAAGGACATGGTTTCTTCACCAGGCGGAACAACCATCGCGGGTGTGAAGAGCCTAGAAAACGACCGCTTCCGTGCAGCGGTGATGAATGCTGTCGTAGCAGCGACTGAAAAGAGTAGAGCGTTGTAA
- a CDS encoding GyrI-like domain-containing protein, whose product MMSKYEWRKQAKQLYLPTKKPTKMVVPKMNYFTIEGRGNPNSEPFQEHIEVLYTLSYAIRMMPKKGITPEGYFEYTVFPLEGHWDLDEEGRKLADLNKDHLTYKLMIRQPEFVTEELFQYAVESVKQKKTIPLIDMVRFETISEGLCVQALHVGSFDDEPKTFKLMEEYCAQNNLKRAEKTHKEIYLSDPRRTAPDKLKTVLRFKVIEA is encoded by the coding sequence ATGATGAGTAAGTATGAATGGAGAAAGCAAGCGAAACAGCTCTATTTACCGACTAAAAAACCAACTAAAATGGTCGTTCCGAAAATGAATTATTTTACCATAGAGGGCAGAGGAAATCCAAACAGTGAACCATTTCAAGAGCATATTGAAGTCCTTTACACATTGTCATATGCCATTAGAATGATGCCTAAAAAAGGAATCACCCCAGAAGGGTATTTTGAATACACCGTTTTCCCTTTAGAAGGGCATTGGGATTTAGATGAAGAGGGAAGGAAATTAGCTGATTTAAACAAGGACCATTTAACATACAAGCTCATGATCAGACAGCCTGAATTTGTGACAGAAGAGCTGTTTCAATATGCTGTTGAAAGTGTAAAGCAAAAAAAGACGATTCCTCTTATAGATATGGTTCGATTTGAGACGATCTCGGAAGGTTTATGTGTCCAGGCATTGCACGTTGGAAGCTTTGATGACGAACCCAAAACCTTCAAATTGATGGAGGAATACTGTGCCCAAAATAACCTAAAAAGAGCGGAGAAAACCCATAAAGAAATCTATCTTTCTGACCCGAGAAGAACGGCGCCGGATAAACTGAAGACGGTTTTGAGATTTAAAGTAATTGAAGCGTGA
- a CDS encoding aspartyl-phosphate phosphatase Spo0E family protein, with protein MFLKIKNDEKNDLLKTITTVREEMIRTGMKEGLTSLNTITLSQRLDEYIARYQAILINEIA; from the coding sequence ATGTTCTTAAAAATCAAAAATGATGAAAAGAATGACCTGTTGAAAACTATTACAACTGTACGCGAAGAAATGATCCGAACTGGTATGAAAGAGGGGCTTACCAGTTTAAATACTATCACACTAAGTCAACGACTTGATGAATATATCGCAAGGTATCAAGCAATTCTGATAAATGAAATCGCTTAA
- a CDS encoding aldo/keto reductase: MVLSIPEITLNDGLHLPVVGLGTYLLKGNAGVNSMLTAIDSGYRLIDSAYNYENEGTVGEAVRRSSVPRQDLLITSKLPGRYQEYDKAVTTIQESLYRANLDYYDLYLIHWPNPQVDTYVEAWQALIDAKKWGLIRSIGVCNFLPDHIDRLVKETGVKPSVNQIELHPFFNQLEARKWHQENNIAIESWSPLTRGIRDIHVDSIQEIANRHNKTIPQIVLRWHYQLGAISIPKSASPERQLENISIFDFELDQTEMSLISGLTRPDGRINNQDPAVYEEF, encoded by the coding sequence ATGGTTTTATCTATTCCAGAAATAACACTTAACGACGGTCTTCATTTGCCTGTCGTTGGCCTTGGTACTTATTTGCTTAAGGGAAATGCAGGGGTTAACTCCATGCTGACGGCGATTGATTCCGGCTATCGTTTGATTGATTCTGCCTACAATTATGAAAACGAGGGAACGGTCGGAGAAGCTGTTCGTCGTAGCTCGGTTCCGCGTCAGGACCTGCTAATTACCTCTAAATTGCCTGGACGATATCAAGAATATGACAAAGCCGTCACGACCATTCAAGAATCCTTATACCGTGCGAACCTAGATTATTATGACTTATATTTGATTCACTGGCCAAATCCACAAGTTGATACATATGTAGAAGCATGGCAGGCCTTAATTGATGCGAAAAAGTGGGGCCTTATTCGCTCTATCGGTGTGTGCAACTTCTTACCGGATCATATCGACCGTTTAGTCAAAGAAACGGGTGTGAAGCCTAGTGTCAACCAGATCGAATTACATCCGTTCTTCAATCAACTAGAAGCAAGAAAATGGCATCAAGAGAATAACATTGCGATTGAATCCTGGAGTCCGCTGACACGTGGTATTCGCGATATTCACGTTGATTCGATTCAGGAGATTGCCAATCGTCACAATAAAACCATTCCACAGATTGTATTACGATGGCATTATCAGCTAGGCGCCATTTCTATTCCAAAATCTGCTTCACCTGAACGCCAGCTTGAAAACATTTCAATCTTTGATTTTGAATTGGATCAAACCGAAATGAGCCTTATCTCTGGATTAACGCGTCCAGATGGTCGAATTAATAACCAAGATCCGGCGGTTTATGAGGAATTTTAG
- a CDS encoding S-layer homology domain-containing protein: protein MKTIKLLLLVLFVALLPYQMALAGEMKTVSDYKFSDEGFNDHWASEEMENLLYADVVEGSTGHGGLLYVNPDEHITRAQFVRTIVAALGLSSDGLGKSFLDVEKGEWYGDSIRIASDLGLVDGDKGYFYPHAPITRAEITKIIVLAFENTTVFSSDSGKTFKDVTQDNWANRFIQMASSAHIINGYGDSFSPNQFATRAEAFVMLQRALQQELSELPEDADLTNVLQNYITREHTLVETNRFAEIADLDKEYGTGFYQSGGGDPKPFDWFYPAVEEAEITIEINDEDMQFKVLEKANRFAKVQVSGISVTIDAKLPSQPELNQNFTTQMDNGVYHLKKDSLTGKWKIYNYQDR from the coding sequence ATGAAAACAATCAAACTGTTGTTACTTGTATTGTTCGTTGCTTTACTCCCGTATCAAATGGCGTTAGCAGGAGAAATGAAAACGGTTTCAGATTATAAATTTTCCGATGAAGGGTTTAATGATCATTGGGCGTCTGAGGAGATGGAAAATCTACTCTATGCCGATGTAGTGGAGGGCTCCACAGGTCATGGTGGTCTGTTGTATGTAAATCCGGATGAACACATCACCCGTGCCCAGTTTGTGAGGACGATTGTAGCTGCATTAGGATTATCAAGTGATGGACTGGGAAAGTCGTTTTTAGATGTAGAAAAGGGTGAATGGTACGGTGATTCCATTCGAATAGCCAGTGATTTGGGACTGGTTGATGGCGACAAGGGCTATTTTTATCCACATGCCCCTATTACAAGAGCCGAAATCACAAAGATTATAGTGCTAGCTTTTGAAAATACAACCGTTTTTTCAAGTGATAGTGGAAAGACCTTTAAGGATGTTACGCAAGATAATTGGGCAAACCGGTTTATTCAAATGGCCTCATCCGCACATATTATCAATGGCTATGGAGATTCCTTCAGTCCGAACCAATTTGCGACGAGGGCGGAAGCGTTTGTCATGCTTCAACGAGCACTTCAGCAGGAACTATCAGAGTTGCCTGAGGATGCGGACCTGACAAATGTTTTACAGAATTATATTACCCGCGAGCATACCTTGGTTGAAACAAACCGTTTCGCCGAAATAGCGGATTTAGATAAGGAATATGGAACAGGCTTCTATCAATCAGGGGGCGGCGATCCAAAGCCATTTGATTGGTTCTATCCCGCGGTCGAAGAAGCGGAGATTACCATCGAAATCAATGATGAAGACATGCAGTTCAAGGTCCTGGAAAAAGCAAACCGCTTCGCAAAGGTCCAAGTATCTGGAATCAGCGTAACCATCGATGCGAAACTCCCATCACAGCCAGAGCTTAATCAAAACTTCACCACCCAGATGGATAATGGAGTATACCACCTTAAAAAAGACAGCTTAACAGGTAAATGGAAAATCTACAATTATCAGGATCGATAA
- a CDS encoding S-layer homology domain-containing protein, whose product MRKWFLSIVGLFFLFNCFNLSAAASSFTDLPSSHKFYQEIAFLQHEKIIDGYPDHTVRPEADMTRAEAAIMLGRALKINGSERSTIFTDVPSEHIASGFIGAIAEAGVMKGFPDGTFRPNQMITRAQTAIILSRAFNLTEESHIPFTDLSPTMESYLHIKIIIANNLTQGFEDNTFRPYLYVTRAHFSAFLARALHDDFKVELPLIFLKDPSKVYHYHYENEGDARYVYSHADDDWNLWQVYHEDGSSYSIVEKQDSEGYKFGYPYSEYSIEVAQPVEVGHKWDGYGDIPDYYQITAVDLSMTTPAGTFDNVVEVTRTDGYVSYFAPTSGMIKVTRAGTTIAELIEIE is encoded by the coding sequence TTGCGAAAATGGTTCCTATCGATCGTTGGATTATTCTTTTTATTTAACTGCTTCAACCTTAGTGCTGCCGCCTCATCGTTTACTGATTTACCATCCAGCCACAAATTTTATCAAGAAATAGCCTTTCTTCAACATGAAAAGATCATTGACGGGTACCCTGATCATACGGTTCGACCGGAAGCGGACATGACACGTGCAGAAGCGGCCATTATGCTTGGACGAGCTTTAAAGATTAATGGCTCAGAGCGAAGCACCATATTTACTGACGTTCCTTCTGAGCATATAGCAAGCGGCTTTATTGGCGCTATAGCAGAAGCAGGTGTGATGAAAGGATTTCCTGATGGTACCTTTCGTCCAAACCAGATGATCACTCGAGCTCAGACTGCCATCATTCTATCAAGAGCCTTTAACCTCACAGAAGAATCCCACATTCCTTTTACCGACCTGTCACCTACGATGGAAAGCTACCTACATATCAAAATAATCATTGCTAATAACCTTACACAAGGCTTTGAGGACAACACCTTTCGTCCCTATCTGTATGTAACACGCGCCCATTTTTCAGCCTTTTTAGCACGTGCTTTACATGATGATTTTAAGGTGGAGCTGCCTCTCATTTTTCTAAAGGACCCATCTAAGGTCTATCATTATCATTATGAGAATGAAGGTGATGCACGTTATGTTTACTCCCATGCGGATGATGATTGGAATCTCTGGCAGGTCTATCATGAGGACGGATCCTCCTATTCAATCGTGGAAAAACAGGATAGCGAAGGCTATAAATTCGGTTACCCCTATTCTGAGTATTCAATAGAGGTCGCCCAGCCAGTTGAAGTCGGTCATAAATGGGACGGTTATGGGGATATCCCGGATTATTATCAAATAACAGCCGTCGATTTATCTATGACCACACCAGCTGGAACCTTCGATAACGTCGTTGAAGTAACAAGAACTGACGGGTATGTAAGCTATTTTGCCCCAACCAGCGGAATGATTAAAGTGACCCGAGCTGGGACTACGATAGCTGAGCTAATAGAAATCGAATAA
- the sdaAA gene encoding L-serine ammonia-lyase, iron-sulfur-dependent, subunit alpha: protein MFRNVAELVKAAEMDQIKIAEVMIRQEVELSGLSRDEVIAKMEQNLTVMERAVERGLKGVHSRTGLTGGDAVLLQNYIQKGNTLTGTLLLDAVSKAVATNEVNAAMGTICATPTAGSAGVVPGTLFAVKESLNPTRYEMIEYLFTAAAFGFIVANNACIAGAAGGCQAEVGTAAGMAAASIVEMAGGTPQQSADAMAITLKNMLGLVCDPVAGLVEVPCVKRNAMGASNALTAADMALAGITSRIPCDEVIAAMYAIGQTMPSSLRETAEGGLAATPTGRRLEAEIFGQPKERLVDYLVN, encoded by the coding sequence ATGTTTCGCAATGTCGCTGAACTCGTCAAAGCAGCAGAAATGGATCAAATCAAGATAGCTGAGGTTATGATTCGTCAGGAGGTAGAGCTTTCGGGGCTTTCCCGTGACGAGGTGATAGCCAAAATGGAGCAAAACTTAACAGTAATGGAGCGCGCCGTGGAGCGTGGGCTAAAAGGCGTTCATTCGCGGACAGGATTGACTGGCGGGGATGCAGTCTTATTGCAAAACTATATCCAAAAGGGTAACACACTCACAGGAACACTCCTGTTAGATGCGGTCAGCAAGGCTGTCGCCACAAACGAGGTAAATGCCGCAATGGGAACGATTTGCGCAACACCGACAGCCGGTTCAGCGGGGGTTGTACCCGGTACTTTGTTTGCTGTAAAGGAAAGCCTAAATCCAACCAGATATGAAATGATTGAGTATCTTTTTACAGCGGCTGCCTTTGGATTTATTGTAGCAAATAACGCATGCATTGCAGGTGCAGCAGGCGGCTGCCAGGCAGAGGTTGGAACAGCGGCAGGCATGGCAGCCGCTTCCATTGTTGAAATGGCGGGTGGTACACCACAGCAATCAGCCGATGCGATGGCAATTACCTTAAAAAATATGCTTGGCTTGGTTTGCGACCCGGTTGCAGGGCTTGTGGAAGTCCCTTGTGTAAAACGGAATGCGATGGGAGCTTCCAATGCCCTGACAGCAGCTGACATGGCCCTTGCCGGCATTACCAGTCGCATTCCATGTGATGAGGTTATTGCCGCTATGTATGCAATTGGACAAACGATGCCATCCTCCTTAAGAGAAACCGCAGAAGGCGGATTAGCCGCTACACCAACCGGACGAAGACTCGAGGCAGAAATATTTGGTCAACCAAAGGAACGCCTTGTGGATTATCTAGTGAATTAA